In a genomic window of uncultured Flavobacterium sp.:
- a CDS encoding LytTR family DNA-binding domain-containing protein, with translation MTIIIIEDEVKTAKALGQLILSIRPDAQILSYIQSIDGAVSYLMENDQPDLIFMDIQLADGLCFEIFKNVEVLSPVIFCTAFDDYAIEAFKSNGVDYVLKPFSRESIANAIKKVGELKNFFQRNKKMMPDFEYLLTRTGENTGKSSFLVFKNNKYQTVLTENIAFFYIKNETPTIMTFDKTEYQITQSLDEVHKLLSTMQFFRINRQYLVNFSAIREAEHYFSRKLILKLTVPTEEKLLVGKEKATAFLSWLENR, from the coding sequence ATGACTATCATAATAATTGAAGATGAAGTTAAAACGGCCAAAGCACTTGGTCAGCTTATTTTGAGTATCAGACCAGATGCTCAAATTTTGTCGTATATACAAAGCATAGACGGAGCCGTAAGTTATTTGATGGAAAATGATCAGCCAGATCTTATTTTCATGGATATTCAACTTGCAGATGGATTATGTTTTGAGATATTTAAAAACGTTGAGGTTTTGTCACCCGTTATATTTTGTACCGCTTTTGACGATTATGCGATCGAAGCTTTTAAATCAAACGGAGTAGATTATGTCCTAAAACCCTTTTCGAGAGAAAGCATTGCAAACGCAATAAAGAAAGTAGGCGAGTTAAAGAATTTCTTTCAAAGGAATAAAAAAATGATGCCTGATTTCGAATATTTATTAACCAGAACCGGCGAAAATACAGGAAAAAGCAGCTTTTTGGTTTTTAAAAACAATAAATATCAAACCGTTCTAACAGAGAATATTGCCTTTTTTTACATCAAAAATGAAACTCCAACGATTATGACATTTGATAAAACCGAATATCAAATTACACAATCCCTTGATGAGGTTCATAAACTATTGTCTACAATGCAATTCTTTAGAATCAACAGACAATATTTGGTTAATTTCTCAGCAATCAGAGAAGCTGAACATTATTTTTCACGCAAATTAATTCTAAAATTAACCGTTCCCACAGAAGAAAAATTATTGGTAGGAAAAGAGAAAGCCACTGCGTTTTTAAGTTGGTTAGAGAATAGATAA
- a CDS encoding DUF1223 domain-containing protein encodes MKNALLIVAVIALSVLFFLNCFMFPDSHEELIGEPKSEKTNLEISTNNNNNNNSFAVVELFTSEGCSSCPPADELMAKLQQETGDKNIYFLAYHVDYWDRLGWKDQFSSNEFTNRQQKYQDWLHLFVMYTPQFIINGTTEFAGYNESALEQKVSNALKAKTTADLNLNAKSDKDSFEVDFKTNLLEKNTSLFVATIQKQATSNVIRGENKGNILHHVQIVRQLDSFSLTEKEGKIKILKPGNYNLKDFELIGFIQNTVTGKILITTKADLL; translated from the coding sequence ATGAAAAATGCACTTTTAATAGTTGCGGTAATCGCACTTTCGGTTCTCTTTTTTCTCAATTGTTTCATGTTTCCGGACAGTCACGAAGAATTAATTGGAGAGCCAAAATCTGAAAAAACAAATCTGGAAATCTCAACTAATAATAATAATAATAATAATAGCTTCGCTGTTGTAGAACTTTTTACTTCAGAAGGTTGTTCGAGTTGTCCTCCCGCCGATGAATTAATGGCAAAATTGCAACAAGAAACTGGCGACAAAAACATTTATTTCCTGGCATATCATGTTGATTATTGGGATCGTTTGGGATGGAAAGATCAATTTAGTTCGAATGAATTTACGAATCGCCAACAGAAATATCAGGATTGGCTTCACTTGTTTGTAATGTACACGCCTCAATTTATCATTAACGGAACTACTGAATTTGCGGGTTATAATGAATCTGCTTTAGAACAGAAAGTTTCAAATGCTTTAAAAGCCAAAACCACCGCAGATTTGAATCTGAATGCAAAATCAGATAAAGATTCTTTCGAAGTAGATTTTAAAACTAATTTACTGGAGAAAAATACTAGTTTGTTTGTTGCGACAATTCAAAAGCAAGCAACTTCTAATGTAATTCGGGGTGAAAATAAGGGCAATATATTACATCATGTTCAGATTGTGAGACAGCTTGATTCTTTTTCTTTAACTGAAAAGGAAGGAAAAATAAAGATTCTTAAACCTGGGAATTATAACTTGAAAGACTTTGAATTAATTGGGTTTATTCAAAATACGGTTACCGGAAAAATACTTATAACAACAAAAGCTGATTTATTGTAA
- a CDS encoding DoxX family protein, with amino-acid sequence MNTKTTKIIYWTGIILTSLWFGASGFFELTTNPVVWKITQQLGYPTHFIYLLGVMKVSGVITLLIPNKLLRLKEWVFAGVFFDIIFAFFSKVAVLGFPATIDAIIAFIMVSVTYIMFRKLYTATYVKNEIEA; translated from the coding sequence ATGAACACAAAAACAACAAAAATTATTTATTGGACAGGAATTATTTTAACTTCTTTATGGTTTGGTGCCAGCGGATTTTTTGAACTTACTACAAATCCTGTAGTTTGGAAAATCACTCAACAACTAGGTTATCCAACGCACTTTATTTATTTGCTCGGCGTAATGAAAGTATCCGGAGTTATCACGCTTTTGATTCCGAATAAATTATTAAGGTTGAAAGAATGGGTATTTGCAGGCGTTTTCTTCGACATCATTTTTGCTTTCTTTTCAAAAGTAGCGGTATTAGGTTTTCCTGCTACAATCGATGCAATTATTGCCTTTATTATGGTAAGCGTAACGTACATTATGTTTAGAAAATTATACACTGCAACTTACGTTAAAAACGAAATCGAAGCTTAA
- a CDS encoding YceI family protein encodes METTNFKIVSSNSNVEWTGRKVTGAHNGTIGIKEGNFILNGGKVKGGNIVINTSTIKILDITDIEANEQFAGHLASDDFFSIEKFPTASFDILSVKEVADSTYYLEGNLTIKDISHVVGFEASLENVENAITVSGKLVIDRTKYDIRFRSGNFFKDLGDTLIYNDFELDFNITAQAI; translated from the coding sequence ATGGAAACAACAAATTTTAAAATCGTAAGCTCAAATAGCAACGTAGAATGGACTGGTAGAAAAGTTACCGGTGCACATAATGGTACAATTGGTATCAAAGAAGGTAATTTCATCTTGAATGGTGGAAAAGTAAAAGGAGGCAATATCGTTATTAATACCTCTACAATAAAAATTCTGGACATTACAGATATTGAAGCAAATGAACAATTTGCAGGACATCTTGCTTCGGATGATTTTTTCTCTATCGAAAAATTTCCAACCGCATCTTTTGATATTCTTTCTGTAAAAGAAGTAGCAGACAGCACTTATTATCTTGAAGGCAATCTTACTATAAAAGATATTTCGCATGTTGTTGGTTTTGAAGCAAGTTTAGAGAATGTTGAAAATGCAATTACAGTTTCGGGTAAATTGGTTATTGATCGTACCAAATATGATATTAGATTCCGTTCAGGGAATTTCTTCAAAGATTTGGGTGATACATTGATTTACAATGATTTTGAATTGGATTTCAATATTACTGCACAAGCAATATAA
- a CDS encoding Crp/Fnr family transcriptional regulator: MKNTFSTTEIHTIRMGAKELLKEHIAKTASLTDEEFDYFFSHFSPMSFKKGQTIVSAGDHVDCEYFVISGCLKAFFINDEIKMYILQFAMPTWWTSDYNALYNQTIATINIDCITDAEVLCISNSDREELCKEFHQVEHFFRWRTNKGYIASQKRLLSFMNNNVKTRYEELLALYPQLYNLVPKHLIAAYLGVSRETLSRLQAHK; the protein is encoded by the coding sequence TTGAAAAATACTTTCTCAACAACAGAAATTCATACAATAAGAATGGGAGCCAAAGAACTACTAAAAGAACATATTGCCAAAACCGCTTCATTAACGGACGAGGAATTCGATTACTTTTTTTCTCATTTTTCACCAATGTCGTTCAAGAAAGGGCAAACGATTGTAAGCGCCGGAGATCATGTTGATTGCGAATATTTTGTGATTTCGGGCTGTTTAAAAGCTTTTTTTATAAATGACGAAATCAAAATGTATATTCTTCAGTTTGCCATGCCTACGTGGTGGACTTCGGATTATAATGCTTTATATAATCAAACAATTGCAACCATAAATATTGATTGTATTACAGATGCTGAAGTACTTTGTATTTCTAATAGTGACCGCGAAGAACTGTGTAAGGAATTCCATCAGGTAGAGCATTTTTTTCGCTGGAGAACCAACAAAGGATATATCGCCTCACAAAAAAGGCTTTTATCTTTTATGAATAACAATGTTAAAACCCGTTATGAAGAGCTTTTGGCATTATATCCTCAATTGTATAATCTTGTTCCCAAACATTTGATTGCCGCTTATTTGGGTGTTTCAAGAGAAACGCTAAGTAGATTGCAAGCTCATAAATAG